A genomic segment from Gemmatimonas aurantiaca encodes:
- a CDS encoding toll/interleukin-1 receptor domain-containing protein produces the protein MKVFISWSGDRSKAIAELLRGWLPAVLQAVKPYYSPDDIAKGTRWSGEIAKELDASRVGLICLTSDNLAAPWIMFEAGALSKNLDRSRVCPLLFGVEPTDISGPLVQFQAAKFSRLEMERVVRMMNGELGDQALVANVLDSVFEMWWPKLEASISTELAKPQTSAPDSRSERDLLEEVLVLTRSMSRNVRDEFRPEVIADLEERFLLLTAALEIEGTNEKFKEAVMALARPIDHLCRTNARRHSTHVRRSMIRDEIKQRDLLEMRDMLSRKGLSKPEGDDGSE, from the coding sequence ATGAAAGTATTCATCAGTTGGTCGGGAGACCGGAGCAAAGCGATCGCGGAACTCTTGCGTGGTTGGCTTCCGGCCGTCCTACAGGCAGTCAAGCCTTACTACTCGCCTGATGACATTGCGAAAGGCACCAGGTGGAGCGGAGAGATCGCGAAAGAGCTCGACGCCTCCAGGGTCGGTCTAATTTGCCTGACCTCAGACAATCTCGCGGCACCGTGGATAATGTTTGAGGCAGGGGCTCTGTCCAAGAACCTTGATCGTTCGCGTGTATGCCCGCTCCTGTTCGGCGTTGAGCCGACTGATATTTCTGGCCCTCTTGTTCAGTTTCAGGCTGCAAAATTCAGTCGCCTAGAAATGGAGAGGGTTGTGCGCATGATGAATGGTGAGTTGGGTGATCAAGCTCTCGTGGCGAATGTGCTCGATAGTGTATTCGAAATGTGGTGGCCGAAACTCGAAGCGAGTATCAGTACTGAACTTGCAAAGCCGCAAACTTCAGCGCCAGATAGTCGTTCGGAACGCGATCTGCTCGAAGAAGTCTTAGTGTTGACTCGATCTATGTCGCGCAACGTGCGTGACGAGTTTCGACCGGAAGTGATCGCAGATCTGGAAGAGCGCTTCCTGCTACTCACGGCAGCCCTAGAGATCGAAGGTACCAATGAAAAGTTCAAGGAAGCGGTTATGGCTCTCGCGAGGCCGATCGATCACCTTTGTAGAACAAATGCTCGGCGTCACAGCACTCACGTCAGACGTTCGATGATTCGCGACGAGATAAAGCAGCGAGACCTCTTGGAGATGCGTGACATGCTATCGCGAAAAGGCTTGTCCAAACCTGAGGGCGATGATGGCAGCGAATGA